In Candidatus Beckwithbacteria bacterium, one DNA window encodes the following:
- a CDS encoding type II secretion system protein, which produces MKYKSSRGFTLVELLIVITIIGILAVAVLAAINPIEQMNKAKDSGYQQTVADVINAVQRNELTTEQYPWGAAGTAVTNMYRHDTTDVTTTGYVANLVTAGELKTSISNKVPASDLYIGAYDGSSGFWGCYLPASKSARAGFTAAGVQYNGFDYKTMTGCDNGTGICTALTNPTAGTNCTASSAEWSITGDSGVKCMLCAQTD; this is translated from the coding sequence ATGAAATACAAGTCTTCCCGAGGTTTTACTCTAGTTGAGTTATTAATCGTTATCACTATCATTGGTATTTTGGCTGTGGCAGTATTGGCGGCTATTAATCCTATTGAACAGATGAATAAAGCCAAAGATAGCGGATATCAACAAACCGTTGCTGATGTTATAAATGCTGTACAGAGAAATGAATTAACAACAGAACAATATCCATGGGGAGCAGCTGGAACTGCTGTTACCAATATGTATCGTCATGATACTACTGATGTGACTACTACTGGCTATGTTGCTAATTTAGTAACAGCAGGAGAATTAAAAACTAGTATATCTAATAAAGTTCCTGCCAGTGATTTATATATTGGAGCTTATGATGGAAGTAGTGGCTTTTGGGGATGTTATTTACCAGCATCAAAATCAGCACGAGCTGGCTTCACAGCAGCTGGTGTTCAATATAATGGTTTTGACTATAAAACAATGACCGGCTGTGATAATGGTACTGGTATTTGTACTGCTTTAACGAATCCTACAGCTGGTACTAACTGTACTGCTAGTTCTGCAGAATGGAGTATTACTGGAGATAGTGGTGTTAAATGTATGCTTTGTGCTCAAACAGATTAG
- a CDS encoding type II secretion system protein, translated as MLASKKGFTLIELLVVITILSILAMVGMSSFRKSLDRGSDGKTISEIKEIQKALETYYSVNNSYPASTAELITELDTADYFPSGVPKKEFNDSDYTYVYNGGDYLLCGSLKAGGGNYGGDSATGFLDDNSGDMFCVVNLQ; from the coding sequence ATGTTGGCATCTAAAAAAGGTTTTACCTTAATTGAGTTATTAGTAGTAATTACCATTTTATCAATTTTAGCTATGGTGGGAATGAGTTCATTTCGCAAATCTTTAGATCGAGGTAGTGATGGAAAGACCATTTCTGAAATTAAAGAGATTCAAAAAGCTTTAGAAACCTATTATTCAGTAAATAATTCCTATCCAGCATCAACAGCCGAATTAATAACAGAGTTGGATACAGCAGATTATTTTCCATCAGGTGTTCCTAAAAAAGAATTTAATGATAGTGACTATACTTATGTTTACAATGGTGGAGATTATTTATTGTGTGGAAGCTTAAAAGCAGGTGGTGGTAATTATGGTGGTGACAGCGCAACTGGTTTCTTGGATGATAATAGTGGGGATATGTTTTGTGTAGTAAATTTACAATAA
- a CDS encoding type II secretion system protein, with product MKLSNSQGFTLIELLVVMTIMGLMMGVGMMAYGRIQEDQNLKKSYKDALIALTEAQQNAFLGKKDICTADEVLVSYIFSFVDGTGGYQINAICSDGKTPPTITSSPTTKTGTLSKGTIFKAISGTTVEFESVTRELTSGTSFTFSIENSSGARVVEITQFGDIREDGK from the coding sequence ATGAAACTGTCCAATTCTCAAGGTTTTACCCTGATCGAATTACTTGTAGTGATGACCATTATGGGACTGATGATGGGGGTTGGTATGATGGCGTATGGTCGGATCCAGGAAGACCAAAATCTCAAAAAATCATATAAAGATGCTTTGATTGCTTTAACTGAAGCGCAGCAAAATGCATTTTTAGGCAAAAAAGACATTTGTACTGCGGATGAAGTTTTAGTAAGTTATATCTTTTCTTTCGTTGATGGTACGGGTGGTTACCAAATCAATGCAATTTGTTCGGATGGAAAAACTCCACCAACTATCACTAGTAGTCCTACAACAAAAACCGGAACTTTAAGTAAAGGAACAATTTTTAAAGCTATATCTGGTACGACAGTCGAATTTGAATCAGTAACTAGAGAATTAACTTCAGGGACTAGTTTTACTTTTTCTATCGAAAATAGCTCTGGGGCAAGAGTAGTTGAAATTACTCAATTCGGAGATATTAGAGAAGATGGTAAATAA
- a CDS encoding prepilin-type N-terminal cleavage/methylation domain-containing protein, translating into MKTNKRGFTLIELMVVITIIAILSAVGMSSYKTVSKKSRDSRRKADLEQIRGALELYRADEGEYPVSLPDCGDPLASGTTTYMEQIPCDPTERTDYGYNQDDTFRYTLLTCLEQEDALGDCGSLSCTEGNAYCIHNP; encoded by the coding sequence ATGAAAACAAACAAACGAGGTTTTACTTTAATAGAGCTGATGGTAGTAATTACTATCATCGCTATTTTATCGGCAGTGGGCATGAGCAGCTATAAAACTGTTTCTAAAAAATCCCGTGATTCCAGACGTAAAGCTGATCTAGAGCAAATCAGAGGAGCTTTGGAATTGTACCGGGCTGATGAAGGAGAATACCCGGTGAGTTTGCCAGATTGTGGAGATCCTTTAGCAAGTGGCACAACGACCTACATGGAGCAAATTCCTTGTGATCCAACTGAAAGAACTGATTATGGTTATAATCAAGATGATACATTTCGTTATACCCTACTTACTTGCTTAGAACAAGAAGATGCTTTGGGAGATTGTGGATCTTTGAGTTGTACAGAAGGTAATGCATATTGTATTCATAATCCTTAG
- a CDS encoding type II secretion system protein, protein MNKNSGFTLVEMLVVIATFALIMGATVNVLASIVRNNAKAKTITNLKKEGGNAISIVQRKLQVASQITPDSACGDPVVSGTSLTFSILNENKEREAYVLECDEQDIVNDGDTDNTNIELTTPANMTTLVNPNFDFTLSNCSISCYKSSIDRYTVDFSFDLTAPTGEKDTFSTSVVLRNYQ, encoded by the coding sequence ATGAACAAAAACTCAGGTTTTACTTTGGTGGAAATGCTGGTAGTAATTGCTACCTTTGCACTGATTATGGGAGCCACAGTTAATGTTTTGGCCTCGATAGTACGCAATAATGCTAAAGCCAAGACAATTACGAATCTTAAAAAAGAAGGTGGGAATGCGATCTCTATTGTGCAGCGAAAATTGCAGGTAGCAAGTCAAATTACTCCAGATAGTGCCTGCGGTGATCCAGTGGTTTCTGGCACATCTCTTACCTTTTCAATTTTAAATGAAAATAAAGAGCGAGAAGCATATGTGCTGGAATGTGATGAACAGGATATTGTTAATGATGGTGATACAGATAATACCAATATAGAGCTTACAACCCCTGCTAATATGACTACACTTGTTAATCCCAATTTTGACTTCACATTGTCTAATTGTTCCATTTCGTGCTATAAAAGTAGTATAGACCGTTATACGGTTGATTTTAGTTTTGATCTCACTGCTCCTACTGGAGAAAAAGATACTTTTTCTACTAGTGTGGTTTTGAGAAACTATCAATAA
- a CDS encoding prepilin peptidase → MLVYLLLFIFGLIIGSFLNVVVYRETHESKGKKTGLKAWIPEWAIGRSCCPKCKKEIKWYDNIPLLSYLLLKGKCRFCKQHISSSYPLVELVVGLEFVWVYWLLGRFAFFQQMEGFFSFVVLGFWLFIFSISLALAIIDIRLGILPDSLIISGTIVAVGRLFITGRWEFLLSGLGLMGFFLFLYLITQGKGIGFGDVKLAFFIGVVLGWWQWVLVAMFIAFLTGAIMGVILIAMGKKNMKSAIPFGPFLLGGMLLAKLFGEYIWLSYVGI, encoded by the coding sequence ATGTTGGTTTACTTACTACTTTTTATTTTTGGATTAATCATTGGAAGCTTTTTAAATGTAGTAGTTTATCGGGAAACTCATGAAAGCAAAGGTAAAAAAACAGGATTAAAAGCTTGGATACCAGAATGGGCCATTGGCCGGTCGTGTTGCCCAAAATGCAAAAAAGAAATCAAGTGGTATGACAACATTCCCCTACTCTCTTATTTGCTACTTAAAGGCAAATGCCGGTTTTGTAAACAACATATTTCTTCAAGCTATCCCTTAGTTGAGTTGGTAGTTGGCTTGGAGTTTGTTTGGGTTTATTGGCTACTGGGACGTTTTGCCTTTTTTCAGCAGATGGAAGGCTTTTTTAGCTTTGTGGTTTTAGGGTTTTGGCTCTTTATTTTCTCAATCAGTTTGGCTTTAGCAATTATTGATATACGATTGGGAATTTTACCTGACTCTCTAATTATTAGCGGTACAATTGTGGCAGTTGGCCGGCTTTTTATTACTGGTCGTTGGGAATTTTTACTATCAGGATTAGGTTTAATGGGCTTTTTTCTATTTTTATATCTGATTACTCAGGGAAAAGGAATTGGTTTTGGAGATGTAAAACTAGCTTTTTTTATTGGAGTGGTTTTAGGTTGGTGGCAATGGGTCTTAGTAGCTATGTTTATTGCTTTCTTGACCGGAGCAATCATGGGTGTCATACTGATTGCAATGGGCAAAAAAAACATGAAATCAGCAATCCCTTTTGGCCCATTTTTACTTGGAGGCATGTTGCTTGCCAAACTATTTGGTGAGTATATATGGCTATCTTATGTTGGCATCTAA